A stretch of the Massilia sp. W12 genome encodes the following:
- a CDS encoding ATP-binding cassette domain-containing protein, which produces MKRLANLFAAASANPFMRQDSSARAQDSAPDTALRSALHSIWHSPDLRRMLPWIGLAALLANLLAVVLPMAMLQIMDRVVANKSLDTLFFLVLGILLAILLEEILRSMNGMITAWLGARFEHAMSNRALAHLLYMPLETYQKQESGSYSEKIQAASRVAEFYSGQALLVLFDLPFSLLFLGLIMFIGGPLAILPLILLMVFGLVVIRFARWLRQLIIERQNLDERRFSFLEEVLANIVSVKVMALEPQLQRRYERLEEANAGMGQSLTHANNLAASMGGLFAQLMIIGIIFGGSLLVMRGNMTPGALSACMMLSVRALQPLTRSLAVWLRYQLFIEARQRLDQILHQPVAQEMGRPALLPLQQNLRLQDVCMQKENGQTLFQHLSLELAAGECIAISGDSGSGKSCLLSLLNGSLRPAQGRVQIDGVDLHSFDVASVAQEIGLLAQRPTIFSGTVLENMTMFQPGLNREAQQIAVQLGLERIVAAMPMGYETRLSEGVTEIIPEGVRQLICMVRVMVQKPSVLLFDEANTSLDMDADRLLQNYLRSQQGKMAMVLVTHRPSLAALATRRLYLYDGALHTEAAPESVTPEIENHDHDIPPQPQQSESLEQFVQRHFQQSSDFSACLIPLLRALQWQEDRRELAEAIPHLSGQLDLTGLCMLMSNLAWQAHAFNSSLRELDARLLPVLYIPPHAPACVILARNEQGWLVWDAASQSEIVLPADERRQVACMLFRAGEIEHLTPANKSWIAELFWKQRRQVGTAFGLSLLATFLALAPPLFVASIYDRVIPAGDMRLGMLLLLGALLAVALEWRMRGLRSRIMAFFGGRSEFLLGIGIFDHIISLQTASMDGISVTRQLGRIKNLESLRDIFLGPLALLAFELPSSLILLLAIGLISPWLSLVVCCTAALFTVLGLISHHFGHAIAGNASNLVSERNEFLNELLSHMRALRNAGAQQAWLQRFRDLSGAAVMANFASNRRQALFNSCGQLLGVCAGVATLATSSLLAINGVLSGGAMIASMMIVWRLVGPMQGMFNAGMTLVRVRTTMRQIENLMHLKGERDGGARQAIRPQFQGNLNFQRVSFRYANDADPALLGINMKIDFGQFIIVTGPNGCGKSSLLKLVVRLYQPQAGQIRLDNADIRQLSAADLRARIAYMPQQCELFHGTVAQNLRLAHPGASDAEIDWALQMAGLSEDVAALAQGKHTRISNSSAELLPNGFRQRLSLARTILKPVNLVLLDEPGKGMDETGEQALLRCLNYWRGKATILMVSHRPGHMRLADLVLYMEHGAISAAGRFEQIKDKVLGGGRK; this is translated from the coding sequence ACTGTATATGCCGCTGGAAACCTACCAAAAACAGGAATCCGGCAGCTATTCAGAAAAAATTCAAGCCGCCTCACGCGTCGCCGAATTTTATTCCGGGCAAGCCTTGCTGGTGCTGTTTGACCTCCCGTTTTCCCTGCTGTTTTTGGGCCTGATCATGTTCATTGGCGGGCCATTGGCGATTTTGCCGCTGATCTTGCTGATGGTGTTCGGCCTGGTGGTGATCCGCTTTGCGCGCTGGCTGCGCCAATTGATCATCGAACGGCAAAACCTGGATGAGCGCCGCTTTTCCTTTCTCGAAGAAGTATTGGCGAATATTGTCTCAGTCAAAGTGATGGCCCTGGAGCCGCAATTACAGCGCCGTTACGAGCGCCTGGAAGAGGCCAATGCCGGCATGGGACAGAGCCTGACCCACGCCAACAATCTGGCCGCCAGCATGGGTGGCCTGTTTGCGCAATTGATGATCATTGGCATTATTTTCGGCGGCAGCTTGCTGGTGATGCGCGGCAATATGACGCCTGGCGCACTATCGGCCTGCATGATGCTGTCAGTGCGCGCACTGCAACCGCTGACCCGCTCACTCGCGGTCTGGCTGCGCTATCAATTGTTTATTGAAGCGCGCCAGCGACTGGATCAGATATTGCATCAGCCGGTGGCGCAGGAAATGGGGCGTCCCGCCTTGCTGCCATTGCAGCAAAATCTGCGCCTGCAAGATGTCTGCATGCAAAAAGAAAACGGTCAGACCCTGTTTCAGCATCTCTCGCTTGAATTGGCGGCGGGCGAATGCATCGCCATCAGCGGCGACAGCGGATCCGGCAAAAGCTGCCTGCTGTCATTGTTGAACGGCTCGCTGCGCCCGGCGCAGGGACGGGTGCAGATCGACGGCGTGGATCTGCACAGTTTTGATGTGGCCAGCGTGGCGCAGGAAATCGGCCTGCTGGCGCAAAGGCCGACCATTTTTTCCGGCACCGTGCTGGAAAACATGACCATGTTTCAACCCGGGCTGAACCGCGAAGCGCAACAAATCGCCGTCCAGCTCGGCCTGGAACGCATCGTCGCCGCCATGCCGATGGGCTATGAAACGCGGCTGTCCGAAGGCGTGACAGAAATTATCCCGGAAGGCGTGCGCCAATTGATATGCATGGTGCGCGTGATGGTGCAAAAACCCTCAGTCCTGCTGTTTGACGAAGCCAACACCTCGCTCGACATGGACGCCGACCGCCTGCTGCAAAACTACCTGCGCAGCCAGCAAGGCAAAATGGCCATGGTACTGGTGACGCACCGCCCCTCACTCGCCGCGCTCGCCACGCGCCGCCTGTATCTGTATGACGGCGCCCTGCACACCGAAGCCGCGCCGGAAAGCGTGACGCCGGAAATCGAAAACCACGACCACGACATACCGCCGCAGCCGCAGCAAAGCGAAAGCCTGGAGCAATTTGTGCAAAGGCATTTCCAACAAAGCTCAGACTTTTCCGCATGCCTGATTCCGCTGCTGCGCGCCTTGCAATGGCAGGAAGACCGGCGCGAACTGGCCGAAGCCATCCCGCATCTATCCGGCCAGCTCGACTTAACCGGCCTGTGCATGCTGATGTCGAATCTGGCCTGGCAGGCGCACGCATTTAACAGCAGCCTGCGCGAATTGGATGCGCGCCTGTTGCCGGTCTTATACATACCGCCGCACGCGCCGGCCTGCGTGATCCTGGCGCGCAACGAACAAGGCTGGCTGGTCTGGGACGCCGCATCGCAGAGTGAAATCGTGTTGCCGGCAGACGAGCGGCGGCAAGTGGCGTGCATGTTATTCCGCGCCGGCGAAATCGAACACCTGACCCCGGCCAATAAAAGCTGGATCGCCGAATTATTCTGGAAACAGCGCAGACAGGTCGGCACCGCATTCGGACTGTCCCTGCTGGCGACATTTCTGGCGCTCGCGCCGCCCCTGTTTGTCGCCAGTATTTATGATCGCGTGATTCCTGCCGGCGATATGCGTTTGGGCATGTTATTGCTGCTCGGCGCGCTGCTGGCGGTGGCCTTGGAATGGCGCATGCGCGGACTGCGCAGCCGCATCATGGCTTTCTTCGGCGGGCGCAGCGAATTCTTATTGGGCATCGGCATTTTTGATCACATTATCAGCCTGCAAACCGCCAGCATGGACGGAATTTCAGTGACACGCCAACTCGGCCGCATCAAAAATCTGGAAAGCTTGCGCGACATCTTCCTCGGCCCCCTGGCGCTGCTGGCGTTTGAATTGCCCAGCAGCCTGATTTTATTACTGGCGATAGGACTGATCAGTCCCTGGCTCAGCCTGGTGGTATGTTGCACCGCCGCCTTATTCACCGTGCTTGGCCTGATTTCGCACCATTTCGGCCATGCGATTGCCGGCAACGCCAGCAATCTGGTCAGCGAACGCAATGAATTCCTCAACGAATTGTTAAGCCATATGCGGGCGCTGCGCAACGCCGGCGCGCAACAAGCCTGGCTGCAACGTTTTCGCGATTTGTCAGGCGCAGCGGTGATGGCGAATTTCGCCAGCAACCGGCGCCAAGCCCTGTTTAACAGTTGCGGCCAGCTGCTGGGCGTATGCGCCGGCGTGGCCACCCTGGCCACCTCATCCTTGCTGGCGATCAATGGCGTCTTGAGCGGCGGCGCCATGATCGCCTCGATGATGATCGTCTGGCGGCTGGTGGGGCCGATGCAAGGCATGTTCAACGCCGGCATGACCCTGGTGCGGGTGCGCACCACCATGCGCCAGATTGAAAACCTGATGCACCTGAAAGGCGAGCGCGACGGCGGCGCGCGGCAGGCGATCCGTCCCCAATTTCAAGGTAATTTGAATTTCCAGCGCGTCTCATTCCGCTACGCAAATGACGCCGACCCGGCTTTGCTGGGAATTAATATGAAGATCGACTTTGGCCAATTCATCATCGTCACCGGCCCGAATGGCTGTGGCAAATCGAGCTTGTTGAAACTGGTGGTGCGCCTGTATCAACCGCAAGCCGGGCAAATCCGGCTGGACAATGCCGACATCCGCCAACTTTCCGCCGCCGACCTGCGCGCCCGCATCGCCTATATGCCGCAGCAATGCGAACTGTTTCACGGCACAGTAGCGCAAAATCTGCGCCTGGCCCATCCCGGCGCCTCAGACGCGGAAATCGACTGGGCATTGCAAATGGCCGGCTTGAGCGAAGATGTGGCAGCGTTGGCGCAAGGTAAACACACCCGCATTTCCAACAGCAGCGCCGAATTGCTGCCCAACGGATTTCGCCAACGCCTGTCCCTGGCGCGGACAATCTTAAAGCCGGTGAATCTGGTGTTGCTGGATGAACCGGGCAAGGGCATGGATGAAACCGGTGAGCAAGCCCTGCTGCGCTGCCTCAACTACTGGCGCGGCAAAGCCACGATTTTGATGGTGTCACACAGACCGGGACATATGCGCCTGGCCGACCTGGTGTTATACATGGAACATGGCGCGATCAGCGCCGCCGGCCGCTTTGAGCAAATCAAAGACAAAGTATTGGGAGGGGGACGGAAATGA